The following are from one region of the Bacillus thuringiensis genome:
- the ltrA gene encoding group II intron reverse transcriptase/maturase, with protein sequence METEQLIKLIWEHIDNYKPKPVRRHYIDKGNGKKRPLGIPAMIDRIIQETARMVLEPIAEAKFFNHSYGFRPYRSCHYAIGRILNTISRSKTYVAIEGDIKSFFDHINHNKLVEIMWNMGIKDKRFLTIIKKMLKAGVLEDNQLFPTELGTPQGGIISPLLANIYLNNFDWMIAKEFEEHYARYTVKHAFSTGLRKVVRKHKKCFLVRYADDWIILCEDKAQARTLLTKIDKYYKHILKLELSKEKTFITDMREKPAQFLGFDIRAEKMRLKNRIAGKAIPNKKKLNSKMREILRDTYNVRKTTNSHDVAAQIELINAKIFGISNYFRIGNSARIFVRCDDKIRYTFYKSIKNKHGGGVFEKILTPAENLNNRKDRHKGHKTKVPFVEVDGVKIGLTKMSFTPSTKALLYNYDTTPYTQIGRIIYSRRHGKVDKKMRPTIYSNDQINQMVLYQMLRQTKNKRLYNFEYILNRDYAYNRDKGKCRICKTGLIPTNIHCHHVNNRLPLEKINKLSNLATMCIRCHKLIHQKDLEGSILYKLPKLKKYRELLHI encoded by the coding sequence TGGTGTTAGAACCCATAGCAGAGGCGAAGTTTTTCAACCATAGTTATGGTTTTCGTCCCTATCGTTCATGTCACTATGCAATAGGCAGAATCTTGAATACCATTTCTAGGTCAAAAACGTACGTAGCCATCGAAGGTGACATCAAAAGTTTCTTTGACCATATTAACCATAATAAACTTGTTGAAATAATGTGGAATATGGGCATAAAGGATAAGAGATTCCTAACTATTATTAAGAAAATGTTAAAAGCAGGTGTACTAGAAGATAATCAACTTTTCCCTACGGAGTTGGGAACTCCACAAGGTGGAATTATATCTCCCCTGTTAGCGAACATATACTTAAATAACTTTGACTGGATGATAGCTAAAGAGTTCGAAGAACACTACGCGCGTTATACTGTTAAACACGCTTTCAGTACAGGACTTAGAAAAGTAGTTAGAAAACATAAGAAATGTTTTCTTGTTAGATACGCAGACGACTGGATAATTCTATGCGAGGATAAAGCACAGGCAAGAACACTCTTGACTAAAATCGATAAGTATTACAAACATATACTCAAATTAGAATTATCAAAGGAGAAAACATTTATTACCGATATGAGAGAGAAGCCAGCCCAATTCCTAGGATTCGACATCAGAGCTGAAAAGATGAGACTGAAAAACCGTATTGCAGGAAAAGCTATACCGAACAAAAAGAAATTAAACTCTAAAATGAGAGAAATTCTTCGAGATACATACAATGTTCGGAAAACAACCAACTCTCACGATGTTGCCGCCCAAATAGAACTTATTAACGCCAAAATTTTTGGTATTAGTAATTATTTCCGTATAGGAAATTCTGCTAGAATTTTCGTTAGATGCGATGACAAAATACGCTATACATTCTACAAGTCTATTAAGAACAAACATGGTGGAGGAGTATTCGAAAAAATACTTACTCCAGCTGAAAATCTTAATAATCGTAAAGATAGGCATAAAGGGCATAAAACCAAAGTTCCCTTCGTTGAAGTCGATGGAGTTAAGATAGGATTAACCAAAATGAGTTTTACACCTAGTACTAAAGCACTCCTATACAATTATGATACGACCCCCTATACACAGATAGGAAGGATAATTTATTCGAGAAGACATGGCAAGGTCGATAAGAAAATGAGACCAACCATTTATTCGAACGACCAAATCAACCAAATGGTCTTGTATCAGATGCTTAGACAAACTAAGAATAAACGACTCTATAACTTTGAATATATACTTAATCGCGATTATGCATATAATCGCGACAAAGGAAAGTGCCGAATATGTAAGACAGGGTTGATTCCAACTAACATACATTGCCATCACGTTAATAATCGACTACCTTTAGAGAAAATCAACAAACTCAGCAATCTTGCCACCATGTGCATAAGATGCCATAAGCTTATACATCAAAAGGACTTAGAAGGCAGTATCTTATACAAACTACCGAAACTAAAGAAATACCGTGAGCTGCTACACATTTGA